cttaccacatgttgctttcatttatacactgagcagacggcagatctcccttccctggtctgcgctggttcggctctacttctccagctctgctgagtgagggagcgtctgccaagcgcagggacagggagaagtgcacacagcccaggcactgttatcagctgctggggaggacctggctttaatcatttacttacagtccctgcttCTGCGACCTCCTCCTTctatagacggaccatgcctaccACCCcttttttaagcacaggtaaaagtaggcagtacagggaacaaaaatgcagaattaggggtaattgaatacacagtgaaaagtgtaTTCGCGGTATTCTATAACATTGAAAATATTAACATTAAATAAAACAAGGTTCACCAAACACTTCCAATATATTAGGACAAAAATCACACATTGTGTGAGAAAAGAAATATCATCCTGGAGAAAATCACAGCAGCTCAGAACATTACAAGGGAGGTCCTTCTTGGAGAAGCATAAGAGAAAACAATGTGAAACCTTCATTCCAATACAGGAAtttctttttgttctgtggaTGGATTACAAATGTGAATAGTTTCTACTACATGAAAATTCAATGGTTAACTTAGTATTGGGTACAGTTGCTCTCAGTCACCTATCCCTTCAAACTATAACTCTAAAGAACAAGAAAGTATTCAAGACCCATAGAAgtacaaagaggtatctcccaaggaagagaatCATCTCACTTAGCACCACCTCTTGGAAGTGACTCCCTACGAGTCAAAATCGGAATtttcaacaagccttgggatttgacaagggaatgtAGCCAAGATACCCATGATTTGGATATATttccttgtcaaatcccaaggcttgttggaaagtccgATTTTGATTTCATAGGGAGCCATTTCCAAGAGGTGGCACTGTTGAGATGGGtctcttccttgggagatacctctgtgcatatttgtttcccatggagcattgccaataagtttcCATACCACGGGGTACTTCCAGTAAGTTTCCATAAATGACTGGTCTCTTTAGCATCCTGCCCAAGACCCATTGAAGGGAACTAGTGAATACAATTTTAAAGGTGGCCACTGCTCCAACAAGGCTTGCTTCTGTTTTCACTCTGTGGTTTCCACATAAAGATAAATTTGGGGTATAGTAATTCAAGTCAAAGTCAGGAATATGAATGAGTGACTAATTTGTATGAAGAATCTGATGCCTTATAAAATTTGATCTGTATttaaaacatctcccacattcggaacaggaaaatggcttctcccctgtgtgaagtcTCCCATGCTCAATGAGACCAGATTTATGAgcaaaacttttcccacattccAAACAAGGAAATGGCCTCTCCCCTGTATGAATTTTCCAGTGCTTAGCAAGATTTGATTTCTTAGTAAAACTTTTCCCACACTCCAAACATGAAtacggtttctcccctgtgtgaattctccgaTGTTCGACAAGACCTGACTTCTGGGTGAAGGACTTCCCGCATTCCAGGCATGGAAATGGCCTCTCTCCAGTATGAATTCTTTGATGTTTAACAAGAACTGATTTCTTGGtgaaacatttgccacattctgaacatgaaaacggcttctcccccgtatgaattctctgatgtttaattaGATCTGATTTTTGAgtgaagcatttcccacattcggaACACTTATAAGGCCTTTCATCcctgtgaattctctcatgtctctCAAGATTTGCTTTATGTGTAAACCATCTCCCACATGCTGAACACTGATACTGATTTACATTTGGGTGTGTTCTCTGATTATTAAGAAGATATGTATTTTGTGAAAAGCAATTAGCATATTCTGAACAAGAGTATTGTTTCCCTCCTGTGTAAAGTCTCTGATGCTCCACAACATAAGATTTCCAAGTAGAAGACTGGCTGCACTGAGCAAATGGGAACATATCCGGTCTCTGCAAAAATTGTTTCTCGCAGTCTGGAAATGTAAAGATTTTATTCCCACTATGGCCTGTGCCTTGTGTAATAATTTGTGATTGATCAGGAGAAAGATAGTCATGGTTAGATGGATCAGATGATGCATCTCTACTGTAATGGACTGCATGTGTATCTGGAGTCATGGGGTTTTGCACTGGAGAATCTTGTGCATCATCATTTTCTTCTTCACAATCTGGATATAAAAGATGTTCATCTGAGCTCTTGGTGTGGTCATTTTCTAGGAATAAAAAGGGATTTTATGTATACAGTTCAGAACAGAATATCAATGTTGCATTAAAACTATGCTTACTACCAAGCTACCCTAGTCTGGCACATGTTTCGAAGCTACTCTCTAATACTGCACTTTCTTTGGCACATTTCTTGGTTCAGGGTACATATATGCCTTAGTATGTCTTGTGTCAGTCTGtaaacaaaatactgccaccatgTGGTTGGATGAGCACATGACACACCAAGGCATACCAATAGAGGGGTATTTGACACATCATTTTCTACACTGTAGAGGACACTGCCGCTTGCACTCACCAGGTGGGGTTTGAGGGAAAACAATGTTGCTCCACCCACTCACCAGTTATATTCACAGTTAGTGCCCACATCTAAGCGCTGTACAGGAATGTGCAGAGTGATGTGGACGGTACCAagcatggggagggagggggaagctGTCTCATCCAAACTCACTCCACTGTGCTCTGTACTCAGCAGTGTAGAGAACTGCTTCCCCTACACTAACCTGCGCATATGGCAGAAATGCTTCTGCTTCACCAACCAGTGGCAGACTACCACTATCTACTATGTGTATATAGTATGGCAAACAGCAAATGCCTAAATTCCTTAGATAGATTAAATGTCACAGATTTAGGGATAGCCCACTTTTGACTGTTGTAGTTACTGAACAAGGTCAACCTGAGACTCTTCTGTACTTAGTGGTTAATACTCACCTGGACTTATATCTGTAGGAATTTCCTCCTCCTTACACAAATGATCACCCATCTCATCCATATTCCCTTCTTCTGCAATGACTTCAACTTTAAAATCAATCACATCTTCACCCTGATTCACCATGTGGAACAAATAATGTAATCAGAAAAACGCTGAGCAGAAACGTTTTAAGAAACTGAAAATGATTTGTTACATAAACTGGAGTCCTGCATCTGGAAGGTTACCAACAAAACCAATGCGTAACCATAGGTGGGAACAGTACTATGCACCACTAGTATTCATGGTAGGTCCATCTACTCCCATCAGGTGTGCGCTGCAATATAGGTAACCACATCACAATTACACAGTAGCATCCTACAAGCTCTAAAAGCATTTTTACTGCTAGAAAGGAGCTTTCTATTCTAATCACTGCCCTTAGGACCCATTCAAAAGGTGGAATTCACAGTTGGAATTCTGGTGTGCAGACCATTTCAAAATTTAGTCAGTGGCCACAAGGTATTTGCTTCCAACTGGAGGCAGCACTGGAGTTCGAGGTATAAAGCTGCAACCACGCCACACGGTGTGCGGACAAACACCACTTGAAGCCGTGGTGTGTGTTCGCTCACGGTTTAGCTCAATTCAGTGAAGCTAAGCCACAAACAGGTCTGCAGCATCCAATGTGAAAACTGCAGCGGAAACCACAGGATATACGTGGCAAATTTTATCCACCGAGGGAATAGACCATAGGGGAACCCCTGGAATTAGCCCTAATGTCGTCAAAAAAAGTGGGATCCAAGGTTCCTGCCTGTATTGCACTAACTTATGAAGATTTGAATGATGTTTCAATGTTCTCAAACAAGTCACACTTGTAGGTTCCTTAACGCCAATTATTTGAACAAAATGTACTGGACAAATGTAGAAAAACTCCTTTGACAATTCTGCACATCTCCTCCATGCAGGGTTATTGAATCAAACCAAAGGGGTGCACACAGCTTTTCTAAAGACCACATAGAGTAGATAGATCTACTTTGGTGTTTCATGTCAGTTTAATCCACCTGATGATCCTGTGGGCCATTGtgattttctctggcacaatcctGGGAAGACAGACGACTTGGACTTCTTTCTAGTGGAATTCTCGTTCTGAATCCATCTGTAGGAAatacacacagtgactgaatacattaTGTACTCTTGCAAGGGTGAaatctgtggaaaatctgcaccaaaaactgcaggtaacacatgcagattttctattttgaaacctgaacccatgtgcaggtagcctaatggtcagggcaggcagcaccaaGGTCAACACGAAAGTCAAGGAGATGTCAGGTCAAACGGCTCAGGGTCAAGTCCAGTAAACAGACAGAGGTTGAGCACGGGAAGTCAGAATGAAATATAGCGCACCTTCACAGGGACTAGCAAGCTAGAATGCCTACTGCTCAGACAACCTCCCATAAGTTTGGATGTGTGTGCACTGGACCTTTGAAAGTCAGAGGAAGCACATGTGCCCTAGGGGCAGACTGATGCACTGCAGACAAGAGAAGTAGGCTGCAAGCCAGTgtggaatgaatggagcagtaatATCAAGGCACCCATGCCTCTGGCAAGGAACAGGGAAAAACTGATGAGCAAGGACTGCCAGAATGGGGTAAGTGTTCTGGAAGTTGTACCCCCCCCAGGAGCAGGAAGGGCACAGACTGCTGGCATCACGACTTCGTTCACTCTATGGCCTTTACAATCAAAGTTTTCTATTACCTGTTATCGAGAGGGGCTGGTGATTCTCTATCATGGCGTcattgtacagatctttgtgtccttctaaatactcccactcctccatggagaaatggacagtgacatcctgacatcttataggaacctgacacacACAACAATACAGTCATCATCCAGATATATCATCCCTTATTATACTGAATAatatcccagcattcccagcagagCTTACCTCTCCGGTCAGCAGCTCAAGGATCTTcttggtgagttctaggatcttttGCTCATTTTTATTCCTACATATTAGTGAGTGAAGTGGAGGTATGTTCATGGGACTCGGAGACATTGACAGTAGGGGACAGCTGCTCGTGTTCATACActgaccagaagtcttcttcactactgtacaATCCTATGATGCAAAAAAAGAAGGACAAATATGACTATATACATTTCCAGAAACTTTCAACCCTCCAGCCACTTCCCTAGTATAATAAGCGAGAGATTTAATTTGGCTTTTCCATGTGGAATCCTTGGAAATAAGTAGTACGCTACCTTATTCTGCAGATTTTTTCTGAAGTACAGACAAAAGGTGTTAATAGAATATTAACGATGCATGTAAACAGGGCTACCAAAGCCACATTCACATGAACTGAATGCAGATTTCAATTGGTTCTTACTGGATTTAAAGACAGAATGCATGCTGTGTGAACATAAAACCCCCCACAATAGATGCAAATAttatatatagactaagccctcattctgatatgataaaatctgagactctcagccaatatagtTTGAGCAAAAcatatctgtgcccgcctaccagcacCATgctggtctcagtcaggcaggacctactctaaacctatATCTATGTCATTGGtcatctatattcaggagagcagaccctgcacatatagtgggCTGTTCCTAGTTACCTCTATGTGCATCAagaaaccaatgagaggaggagcccgcacagctatatgcaccacctaatcaaggtcatcTGTGgaataggtggggcaaaagtgcacaagaatgctactcccaaggtgGTATAATAGGAGCGCATtagacttgaaggtgccactccttcaagtatATACTACAAACAAAAAAGAAcactctcctgaatgtagatgcccaatggcatagagataggtttagagtaggtACTGTaagactgagaccaccttggagctggtaggcgggcacaggtgtgttttgatcaaaatatattggctgagagtctcagattttataatATCAGAATGAGAGCTTAGTCTATATGTTGTATTTGCATCTACTGTGTTTtcattgatttttcttttttaaatgtagccatgtacatacATATTTATCACATTGTACAGgatgtcttatcttttgcagtGATCTTCTCAGTGTGTACATAGCAATACAATTCCACCAATCTCTGAAAACTTAGTTCCAGAATCCTctaccacttttcaaaatttctcTCTCTACTTTACTCATCTGTCCccctgcaaatgacaattctctgTCTTTTACTCAATGCTTTCTAGACAAAAACAGGGTACAGCATtctaggcaaaagagaaaacatgGGATGTTGTCCCCTTAACTAAGTGGTcccttgttaggctactttcacactagcgtttgagcggatccgttctgaacggatctgctcatattaatgcagacggtggctccgttcagaacggatccgtctgcattatattatcaaaaaatgtctaagtgtgaaattagcctgaacggatcagtccagacttttacattgaaagtcaatgggggacggatccttttgaatattgagccatagtgtgtcatcttcaaacggatccgtccccattgacttacattgtaagtctggacagatccgcacgcctccgcacggccaggcggacacccgaacgctgcaagcagcgttcaggtgtccgcctgctgagcggagcggaggctgaacgccgccagactgatgcattctgagcggatccgcgtccactcagaatgcattggagctggacggaagcgttcgggtccgcttgtgagccccttcaaacggagctcacaaacggacagccgaacgctagtgtgaaagtagccttacagacaaCAGTTGTGGACCCTCTGTGCCAAGCAACTTGTGTGGAtggctgctgacccacagggATCAGAGACACCACAGTAAAGCACCTTGCGGTCAGGCAAAACTCATAGTCAGGATACAGGAAGAGGTCAGGGCACGCAGAGTTCATGTGAATCCGTGAAACAATTCAGAAgtcaatatctgtaaagaataaatcaaggcaactggacgtactgtagatttcttgaaaatgagttttcaagaaatctacagtatgtccagttgccttgatttattccttACAGATAAtaaccatgacctggataaatgagaaccttcacagacaattcAGAGGTCAAGGCTGGTGGCAAAGGATGAGTAAAGTGaacaggcagaggtaggtataCAGGTAGACAAACAGGTTATAGCTCTTTTGCAAGGTCTAGCAAAAGCTGGGCGAAACTGTTGATCAGGCAAGAAGTGGAACCAAGAGCCCAACATATATAGGAAAGCTGATGAGCCCATTAGTCACAGAGCAATCAGGGGACTTAACCATAGCAAAGTGAA
The sequence above is a segment of the Bufo gargarizans isolate SCDJY-AF-19 chromosome 6, ASM1485885v1, whole genome shotgun sequence genome. Coding sequences within it:
- the LOC122940065 gene encoding zinc finger protein 3-like isoform X2, whose product is MSESSLPKTMIPSLTDPLEMQENGNELTDRVLNLTLEIIYLLTGEDCTVVKKTSGQCMNTSSCPLLSMSPSPMNIPPLHSLICRNKNEQKILELTKKILELLTGEVPIRCQDVTVHFSMEEWEYLEGHKDLYNDAMIENHQPLSITDGFRTRIPLERSPSRLSSQDCARENHNGPQDHQGEDVIDFKVEVIAEEGNMDEMGDHLCKEEEIPTDISPENDHTKSSDEHLLYPDCEEENDDAQDSPVQNPMTPDTHAVHYSRDASSDPSNHDYLSPDQSQIITQGTGHSGNKIFTFPDCEKQFLQRPDMFPFAQCSQSSTWKSYVVEHQRLYTGGKQYSCSEYANCFSQNTYLLNNQRTHPNVNQYQCSACGRWFTHKANLERHERIHRDERPYKCSECGKCFTQKSDLIKHQRIHTGEKPFSCSECGKCFTKKSVLVKHQRIHTGERPFPCLECGKSFTQKSGLVEHRRIHTGEKPYSCLECGKSFTKKSNLAKHWKIHTGERPFPCLECGKSFAHKSGLIEHGRLHTGEKPFSCSECGRCFKYRSNFIRHQILHTN
- the LOC122940065 gene encoding zinc finger protein 3-like isoform X1 codes for the protein MTVHSEEINVSAESSLPKTMIPSLTDPLEMQENGNELTDRVLNLTLEIIYLLTGEDCTVVKKTSGQCMNTSSCPLLSMSPSPMNIPPLHSLICRNKNEQKILELTKKILELLTGEVPIRCQDVTVHFSMEEWEYLEGHKDLYNDAMIENHQPLSITDGFRTRIPLERSPSRLSSQDCARENHNGPQDHQGEDVIDFKVEVIAEEGNMDEMGDHLCKEEEIPTDISPENDHTKSSDEHLLYPDCEEENDDAQDSPVQNPMTPDTHAVHYSRDASSDPSNHDYLSPDQSQIITQGTGHSGNKIFTFPDCEKQFLQRPDMFPFAQCSQSSTWKSYVVEHQRLYTGGKQYSCSEYANCFSQNTYLLNNQRTHPNVNQYQCSACGRWFTHKANLERHERIHRDERPYKCSECGKCFTQKSDLIKHQRIHTGEKPFSCSECGKCFTKKSVLVKHQRIHTGERPFPCLECGKSFTQKSGLVEHRRIHTGEKPYSCLECGKSFTKKSNLAKHWKIHTGERPFPCLECGKSFAHKSGLIEHGRLHTGEKPFSCSECGRCFKYRSNFIRHQILHTN